GCCGGACGTTCCGGAGGTACTGGGCGTTCTCGCGTATCTGCTGGCGTGTATCTTGGTTCATGAGAGTTGTTCGTACAACCGTTCGAAAGTGTCTGCGTCGGCGTCGGCGAGTTCGCTGGCGGCGTCGGCGACCGCGTCCGCGCCGTCGAAGGCGTCTTGTATGTCGGAATACACTCGCGGGTCACCGCCGGTGACCTGCTCGACGAGGTCGAACAGGCCGGCCGAAATCGGCGTCTGGAACCGGTCGGGTACGTCGGCGGCGGCTATCGCGAACGCGAGGACAGCCGCGTGGGCGCTCGCCTGCACTGTTTCCATGGCTTCGTCGTGTTCCGCCGCCGTCGTCTCGAAGCAGTTGTTCCCGGCCTCGGCAAGTGCGTCGATGACGGCGTCAGCGTCGGGTCCCGATGCGTCGGTAACGACAGCGACGTTGCCCGGCGCGTTTTCGGGGGCAAACAGCGGGTGAAGGCTGAGTCGCTGACCGTCGGGTATGGCGTCCCGCATCGCCCCAATGGGGCCAGCCATGCTCCCAGTCACGTCGACGATTGCACCCGTGGCCAGCGGCGCGAACTCGTCGATAGCCGTCTCGGCCACGGGCATCGGCACCGCGATACAGACGACATCGAAAGTCTCAGTCGCGTCGCTGGCGACAGCGCGCCCGTCGATTGCGTCGGCAGCGGCTTCAGCGGCCGACTGATCGAGGTCGGTGAAGGCGACGGACGCGTCGGCGTGGGCCTGAACCGTGCGCGCGAACCATTGGCCCATCGCGCCAGCGCCAACGACGAGGACGTTCATCGGCCCAGCGTAGCCCGTCCCGTCTCAAAAGCCGTTCGGTCACACTTCCGACGCCGGGCCACCGCAGGTGACGATGGACGGGTAGACAGCCGTCGAACAGCCCGCTGTGGTCCGGTTTCCCCCTCCTAAACGCTTATCTGTCGGCCCTGAGAGAACGGTGACATGAAGCGCGTTCGATTCCGTGATACCGCGGGGAACGTCCGGGGGGGTCGCTGGACCGTCGAGGACGGCGAACCCGTCGTCACCGCCGCCGCCGGACCGTACGGCCGTATCGCCTTTGGCGATGAGTCCTACGACCCCGACGAGGTAGATATCCTCCCGCCCTGCGAGCCGACGAAAGTCGTCTGTATCGGGCGCAACTACGCCGACCACGCCGAGGAGATGGACTCGGACCTCCCGGACCGGCCGATGCTGTTTCTCAAGGCTCCGAACGCTGTTGCGTCCCACGGCAAGCACCTCACGATGCCCTCAGGGAAAGAGCGCATCGACTACGAGGCCGAACTCGGCGTCGTCATCGGCGAGCAGTGCAAGAACGTCAGCGAATCGGGCGCGATGGACGTCGTCGCGGGCTACACCTGTGTTAACGATATCTCCAACCGCGACGACCAGCGACAGGAGCAAAACTGGGTCCGCGGGAAGGCCTTCGACAACGCCTGCCCGATTGGCCCGCTCGTGGCCACCCCGGAGCACGTTCCCGAGGACGCCAGCATCGAACTCCGACTCAACGGCGAGACGAAGCAGTCCTCCTCGCGCGAGCATCTCATCTTCTCCGTTCCGGAACTGATCGCGGAGATCACCTCGTACATAACCTTAGAGCCCGGTGACGTCATCGCCACGGGGACGCCCGAGGGCGTCGGACCGATGGAAGACGGCGACGAGGTCGAAATCGAAATCGAGGGCATCGGGACGCTCAAACACAGCGTCAAAATCCCCTGAACGGGCCGACACGGGGACTTCTGCGGGCTATTCCACGATAACGGCGCCGTTCATCCCGAGCCCTCGGTGTGGCTGGCAGGTGTACAGTTGCACCCCTGTCTCCTCGAAGGTGTGTTCGTACGTGTTATCCCCGTCAGCGACGAGTTCCGAGTCGAGCGGGCTTCCGTCGGTCGAAACGACGCTGTCCGAACCGCCCTTCCCGCCGTCGGTCGAGACGACATTGTGCGGGCCGGCGCCATCGACCCAGTCCCAGACGACGGTCGTTCCGGTCGAGACTTTCAGGGCGGGCGGGCCGAAGGCGTATGTCCCGCCGTTGCCCTCTGCGCCGACGAGGACGGTGACCTCGTCGCTGTCGGCCCGGTCGGTGACAGTCCCATCGAAGTTGCCCGTCGACGCGAGCCAGTTGTCAACGGCGGGGTAGCCCGAGGACTGTTGCTCCCGGACGATGACCGCGCCTTTCATGCCCTCATCGCGGTGGGGTTCGGAGACGTAGGGGTACTCGCCGACCTCGTCGAAGATGTAGTGGTAGCCGGTCCCCTGCTGGGCGTTGGTCCGGCCGCTATCGAAGGTCCCGTCGAGCGCGACGACGTTCTGCTGGCCGCCGTGACCGGTCCAGTCCCAGCGGACGTTCGTCATGGGTGATATTTCGATGACCGGCGGATCGAACGCCAGCCCGTCGTCGGTCTCCTCGCCGACCATGATTGTCGGCTGTTCGGCCGGGCCGTACTGGCGGGGCTCGCCGTCGTAGCCGTTGGCGTCCTCAAGCCAGTCATCAAGAGACTCGGGTGTCTGTTCAGGCGTCGCAGTTTCGGTCTCGGTGGTGGTCTCGGTCTCGGTGGTGGTCTCAGTTCCGGTTCCGGTAGCCGCCGCTGGTTCCGAACTACTCCCCGAGGACACACACCCGGCGGTAAGGGCGAGGGCCGTCAATCCTGTGCCTGCGAGAAACTGTCTGCGAGTGGAGGGCCGTTGCATAGCAAGCTAGTTGTTGCCATTCGATGATAGAAAAGGGAATGTCCTCTTTCCAGATTCTGGAAACAAACGGTCGCCCTTTATCTGAGGGTGTTTTATATTCACGACACTGGGTGGGAGCTGCTACCGAGGCCTCGCAGGACACCGGTGTCGCAGTATCCCACAGGATTCACATCGCTGCGCCGTCATATCGAAATCGAATCGGCCACAGAAACGCTTCCGACTGCCCCCTGAGAGAACTCCCCTCCGTGGCACACAACGACGCGAGCGAGACACAGGCGCTGCTTGACGCTCTCTCCGACCCTGACTGTCGCGACATACTCAGGGTACTCGACGAGCCGTTGCCAGCCAAAGAGGTCGCCGCGGCCTGTGACCTGCCACAGACCAGCACCTATCGGAAGCTCGAACAGTTGAGCGAGGCCGAACTGGTCGCCGAGGAGACGGAGGTGCGTGCTGACGGGCATCACGCGACGGCGTACGTCCGGGACTGTGGCGGGGTGTTCGTCGGGATCGACGCCGACGGGGCTTTTGAGGCCGATATTCTGCCGGCCGAGGAGCGGCCAAGTGACCGGCTCGCACTCCTGTGGTCACGCGTCAGTGAGGAACTATGAACGGAGACATCCCACTCATCGTTATCGGCTTCAAGACTGTGACAGTGTTGCTTGGCGGGCTTATCACCTACTTCGCTGCTCGTGCGGCGCTGAAAACGAGAGCGACCGGACTCACGTATCTCGCCGTCGGATTCGGAACCATTACTGTCGGATCGCTCATCGCCGGCGTCGCGGACCAGCTGTTCGGCCTGAGTACCAACGCTGCACTGATCTTCGAGAACGCACTCACCGCGGTCGGCTTCGCGGTCATCGCGTATTCGCTGTACGTTACTAGTCGCTCCGCGCTGGTAACACGATAAAAACCCGACTGCTACCTGTTGCGTTATTCGACGACGACTGCGCCTTTCATGCCTAAGGCGGCGTGTGGCACACAGTTGTAGAGGTAGGTGCCGGCTTCTTCGAACGTGTACTCGTAGGTGGTCCCTTCCGCTGTGACGGCCGAGCCCGAGTCGAGCGGGCCGTCGCCTTCGGATTTGACGTTGTGGCCGGCCCCGTTGCCGGTCCACTCCCAGACGACCGTCGTTCCGGTCGAGACTTTTACCGCGGCCGGGGCGAAGGCAAACGCGCCGCCGTTCCCTTCGGCTCCGACTGCAACGGAAACCTCGTCCTGATCCGTCATCACGACCGTGTTTCCGTCGAAATTAGACGACTCGCCGACGTAGTCCGAAACCTCGCTCGACGCTTCGACGGTTTCCATGTCACTGCTACCGCTGCCCTCGGTGGCCTCCATTTCCTCGGCTTCAGTGGTCGCCATTTCTTCTGCTTCGGTGGCTTCCGTTTCGCCACTACCGCCATCGCCGCCATCGCCGCCGGACCCGCCACAGCCAGCAAGGAGTCCAGCGCCTGATACGGCTGCCGTCGTGCGGATGAACGTCCGCCTGTCGAGGTCGTCTGTCATGCAGCTAGAGTTATGACTGGGAACTTATAAGGCAGTCGTTTCTGTCGTTTAGGCGGGAACAATAATTGAGGTTTGTACCGCCCAACGGCGTCACGGTACCAACACAGTTCGGATGGGAATTGATGCGGCTACGGGGTTATAATATAGCAATGGGAGTGTCCGTTCGCAGATGACTGTATGGATTCGCGGCGACCACCTCCTCCGACGGGCCGGCCCAGTCGCCCGGCGGCCTGAGGAAGCGGTGCTCCTGATAGAAGCGGAGTCGTTCGCCCGCAAACTGCCGTACCATCCACACAAGCTGATACTGCTGTTCAGCGCGATGCGGCATTTCCGGGACGAACTCCGGACCGACGGTCGGAGGGTCCGGTACCACCAGACAGACACTTTCGAAGACGGGCTGGCGGCACACTTCGAGGCCAACCCGGACGACACGCTCGTCACCCACCGGCCACAGACCGAGTCCGCACAGGCGCGGCTCGAATCGCTGGTGGCCGATGCTGGCGGAACGATAGAGTTCGTCGCCGACGAGCGCTTTCTCTGCTCACAATCGCAGTTCGACGGGTGGGTCGGAGAGGGGCGCTACCGCCACGAGGACTTCTACCGATTCATGCGCCGGGAAACGGGCTACCTGATGTCCGACGGAGACCCCGTCGGCGGCGAGTGGAACTATGACGATCAGAACCGGGAGACCCCACCGGACGGCTGGACGCCACCGGAGTCACCGCGCTTCGAGCCAGACACCGTAACCGAGGACGTAATCGAGTGGGTCGAGGAAACGTTCGAGGGTAGCTACGACGAGCGACCGTACGGCGGCGACTGGGCCGACCCCGAACCGTTCCACTGGCCCGTCTCCCGTCGACAGGCCGTCCGCGCCCTGGACCACTTCGTTACGAACCGACTAACAGAGTTCGGCCCCTTTCAGGACGCGATGCTGGATGGAGAGTGGGCGATGAGTCACAGCCTGCTTTCCACGTCGCTCAATCTGGGACTCCTCGGTCCCGATGAAGTCATCGAGCGCGCTATTGCCGCTTACGAGGACGGCGACGCGCCGCTGAACAGCGTCGAGGGGTTCGTCCGGCAGGTGCTTGGCTGGCGCGAGTTCCTCCGGCACGTCTACCGCCGGGAGATGCCGGATCTAGCCGAAGCGAACCAACTCGGCGCGAGCGAGCCCCTACCGGACTTCTACTGGGACGGTGACACCGACATGGCCTGTCTCTCCGACGTGGTCGATGGGGTCCGGGAACGAGGGTACTCACACCACATCGAGCGGCTGATGCTTCTCGCGAATTTCGGGCTCATCTACGGCGTCGAACCGGCCCAGCTCAATCGGTGGTTCCACGCCGGCTACGTCGACGCCTTCCACTGGGTGACGACACCGAACGTCGTCGAAATGGGCCTGTACGGCGCAGGCGTGTTCGCCACCAAGCCCTACGCCTCGTCGGCGAACTACGTCGACAAGATGAGCGACTACTGCTCGGGCTGTCCGTACTACAAGACGAAGACGACCGGCGACGGGGCCTGTCCGTTCAACGCGCTGTACTGGGACTTCCTAGATCGCAACGAGGACACGCTCCGGTCGAATCACCGCATGGGGCTGATGTACAGCCACGTCGACAACAAGAGCGACGAGGAACTGGCAGAGATACGCGAACGAGCCGAGGAGATACGAGAGCTAGCGGACACCGGTGAGCTGTGAGGCCGCCGGCTACTCCTCACCCTCTGTTGCATCGGCCGCTTGCCGCTGGTGCATCTCGTGGCGGGTGAACTGTGGCGTCGACAGCGCCGGCCCGCGGCGTCGGCGGAACGACCACGCGAGAATCCCGAGTACTGCCGCGCTCCCGCCCAGCGCGAGCCCGGCGGGCTGGAGTCCGTTCACGGTGTAGAGGTACGCACTCACCGGTACCCCGGCACTGGCGACGATGCCGAGCAGGAGCCGCTTGGCGAGCACTCGGCTCAGCCCGTCGGAGTCTTCGAGGACGGTCTTGACAAGGAGTTCTTCGCGTTCGACCCTGTCAAGTGCGTCCTCTAGCTTCGGTGCTGTCCGTACCACTGACCGGGTCGAACCCGTCACTGCGTCCTGTATCTCCGCTTTCACTCGTTCTCGAACGTCGTCGCCAGCCCCCTGCTCCATGACGTATTCCGAAATGATTTCGATGAAGTCGAACTCGGGGTCGAGCGTTCGACAGACACCCTCAAGTACCGTCGTCACGCGGACCACCAGCGCAAGGTCCTGTGGGAGGCGCATCGGGAACTCGTACAGTTGCGTCTCGAACTGGCCGACCAGTTGCTCGATGCGGTACTCGCTGATGTCTTCGCCGCGGAACTGCTCGATGACGATGTCGAAGGCCTCCCGCATCACGTCTCGGTCGGCCATCGGGTCCAGTGCGCCCATCTCGACGAAGGCGTCCATCACGCGGTCCACGTCGTCGGTCGCCAGTCCGACGTAGAACTCAAGCAGTTGGTCCTGCGTCCGGGGACCGAGGTAGCCGGTCATCCCGAAATCGTAGAAGACGAGCGTCCCGTCGGGCTGGACCGCCAGATTGCCGGGATGGGGGTCGGCGTGGAAGCAGCCGTCCTCGACAATCATCTGGATGTACACTTCTTCGAGTCGGCGAACGAGTGCCGGGCGGTCGATCCCGAGTTCGTCCAGCCGCTCCACGTCGTCGATTTTCACGCCGTCGAGATACGTCATCGTCAGTATACGGTCCGTCGAGTGGCTCGCAACGACATCCGGAATGGCGATGTCGTCGTCGTTTGCGAAGTTGTCGCCGATCTCCCGGAGCATCCGTGCCTCGTGCCCGTAGTCCATCTCCCGGCGGACCGTTGCCGCGAACTCCTCGGTGAGGTTCTCAAGCGTAAACGCCTGCCCCGGGTCCGCACCGTAGGTGAGTACCGGCAGCAACGTCGATAGCACGCGCAGGTCTGACTCGACACGCGTCCTGATGTTGGGTCGAAGCACTTTCACGGCGACCCGCTGGCCGTCGATTCGCGCCTCGTACACTTGACCCAGCGAGGCCCCGGAGATAGCTGTGGTGTCGAAGTCCTCGAACAGCGTGTCGATGTCGTCGCCCAACTCACGCTCGATAACGGGCTCGATGGTCGCCCACGCGTCCGGCGGGACGTTGTCCTGTAGCTCCGAGAGCACGTCGACGTACGCCCGCGGCAGGGCATCAGGCCGGGTCGACAGCATCTGGCCGAGTTTGATGAACGCCGGGCCGAGGTCGACGAACGTATTCTTCAGGTAGCGAGCGCGCCGTGTCCGCGTTTCGGGTGCCACCGACCGGGACCGACCGAACAGGAGGAACCGCTTCCGGTCCCGACCCCACTGCCAGAGCAGGGGGACGAACTGCCAGACGATGATGAGCGCTCGCCAGAGCGCTCGGAGCCGAACGCCGACACCGCCCGGCTGTGACACTGTCTCCCTCGGCGGCTCCTCGGCGACACGCTCCTCAGCAGTCACTGTTCGTATGTGAGGCCCGGCGACAAATGAGTCTGCTGGAGACGGTGCCCACTCAGCGCCGGAGGAAGCCGAGCAAGCGATACTCCGAGTCCGGGGTGTACTGGCGGAAGACGAGGCTGTTTGCGAGCACGGACACGGATGAGGCAGCCATTGCGACGGCAGCGAGCACCGGCTGGAGGAGTCCCAGCGAGGCCAGCGGAATCATCACGGTGTTGTAGCCAAGCGCCCAGAAGAGGTTCTGCTTGATCTTCCGGAGCGTCGCCTCGGAGATCCGGATAGCCTTCACCACGTCGGCGGGGTCGTCTCGGAGCAGGGTCACGTCACCGGCCTCGATTGCTACGTCGGTCCCCGAGCCGATGGCACAGCCGACGCTCGCAGCCGCCAGCGCGGGCGCGTCGTTGACGCCGTCGCCGACCATCATCGCTTGGTCGCCGTCGCTCTGGAGTTCGTCGACGGCGTCGGCCTTGTCTTCCGGCAGCACGTCGGCCATCACGTTGTCGGGGTCGATCCCGACTTCCTCGGCGACAGCGCGGGCGGTCCGCCCGTTGTCGCCAGTGATGAGCCAGACGCCGAGTCCGCGCTCGCGCAGGCCGCTGACGGCGGCCTTTGCCGACTCCTTGACCGTGTCCGCGTCGGCGACGATGCCGATGAGACGGTAGTCCGGGTCGCTGTCCTCGTCGGCCCCGTCAGCCAGCGCGACCAGCATCGCCGTCTTGCCCTCGCGTTCGAGGGCGTCCATCCGCTCCTCTGCCGGCGCGGTGTCGACGCCGGCATCGGACAGCAGTTTCCGGTTGCCGACGAGGACGCGACCGTGGCGCGTCGTCGCTTTCACGCCCTGTCCGGGGACGTTCTCGAATCCGTCGGGGTCTTCAACCTCGATACCGCGCTCGCGAGCGCCCGCGACGATGGCTTCGGCAAGCGGGTGTTCGCTGGCGTGTTCAGCGCTGGCGGCGACTTCGAGGACGAACTCCTCGGAAACCTCGCTCTCGGGTCGGAGCGTCCCGCCGTCGGTGGCGGGGCCGACCACTTCTACGTCGGTCAGCTCCATCTCGCCTTTCGTCAGCGTCCCCGTCTTGTCGAAGACGACGGTGTCGACCTCGTGAACGCGTTCGAGCACGTCGCCGCCCTTGAACAGGACGCCGTTGCGCGCGCCGATGGCCGTCCCGACCATCGTCGCGGCGGGCGTCGCAAGCCCCAGTGCGCAGGGACAGGCGATGAGCACGGCGGAGGCGAAGACGACGATAGCGAACTCGCTCACGCCGACGCCGGCCGGGCCGCCCGCAGCCAGTCCCCACAGTGGGAGCGCGTCGACAACCGTGGCCAGCGTCTCCGGCGCAACCGCCCACAGCATCGCCCAGAGGACGGCGTTGCCGATGACTGCCGGGACAAAGTACGCCGAGATACGGTCGGCGACGTTCTGGATGTCGGGCTGGCGGGACTGAGCCTGCCGGACCCGTTCGGCGATCTGCTGGATGGCCGTCTCCGAGCCGACCTTCGTCGCCTCGATTTCGAGGACGCCGTTCTGGTTCACTGTCGAGCCGATGACCTCGTCGGCCTCGCCTTTCTCGACCGGAACGGACTCGCCGGTCACCATCGATTCGTCGATGGCCGAATCGCCGTCAACGACGACGCCGTCCGTCGGAATCTTCTCGCCGGGTCGGACTTTCAGCCGGTCGCCGACCCCGACCTCATCGATGGGAATCTCTTCCTCGCTGCCGTCGTCGCGGACGACTGTCGCCGTATCGGCCTCCATTTCGAGCAGTTGCTGGATGGCGGCCCCGGCTTGGCTCTTGGAGCGGGCTTCGAGGTAGTTCCCGAGGGTGATGAACACGAGAATCAGTGCGGCTGTGTCGAAGTACAGCCCGGTGCTCGCGATGAGCCCGGCTAGCGCGGCCACAGAGTAGACGTACGCCGTGGAAGACCCCAGCGCGATGAGCACATCCATGTTGGCCCGGCCGTTGTTGACCAGCGCCTTGTAGGAGTTCTCGTAGAACGGCTTGCCCAGCAGAATCTGGACCGGCGTCGCCAGCGCGAAGGCAATCCAGCCCTGTGGCACTCCCAGAATCGTATCCCGGATAAGACCGAGTGAGAACAGGTGGTCGGCCATGAACAGCAGGAGTGGAGCCGACAACACTGCGCCAAACAGCGTCAGCCGGAGCTGTCGGCGCGTCTCCTCGTTGCGTGCGGCGGCACGGCGGTCGGCGTCGGACTGCTCGCTGTCAGCGTCGTCCGCGTCATCGTTTCGGACGGGCGTGTAGCCGGCCGAATCGATAGCGTCGTAGAGGTCCGAACGCGACACGTCGGCCGGATTGTACGTGACCTGTGCCTCGTCGGTGGCGTAGTTCACGCTGGCTTCGATGACGCCCGCGGTCCCTTCCAGCGCCTCTTCGTTTGTGTCCGCGCAGTTCGCACACGACATGTCGGTGATGCCGATAGTCACTGTCTCAGTCGCCACACCGTAGCCGGCGTCCTGAACGGCAGTGATAATCTCGGCCAGTGACACCACGTCGGGGTCGTACTCGACGCTTCCCTCGTCAGTGGCGTAGTTCGCGTCGACGGACGCGACCCCGTCAAGCTCGCCAACGGACTCTTCAATCGTGCCCGCGCAGTTGGCACAGCTCATCCCCGTTAGTTCGAGCCGGGTGGTTCGGTTGCTCATGTTGTCTTATCCTACGTCCTCCTTGTTCATGCGGTTTGTCCCTCCGATTCGAAGGTGAGATCTGGGATTGGACTCTTGATCTAAACTCATACTGCCGATAACTCAGTAATCCAAAGTGCCGGTCGCAGTTCAGGCCCCGTCTTTCAGCGACTCGTACTGGTCGACGAACCGCTCGGCACAGGAGCCACAGCAGAAGTAGTACCGCTCACCGTCGAGCGTGCGCTGTTCGCCTTCCTCGTCGACGCTATTGCCACACTCCGCACAGTCAGGTGCGAACTCCGCTTCCCCCAACCCAGCGGTCCACTCGCTGTCCGCGATCATTTGGACCTCGTAACGGTCCACATCCCCGAGGTCGACGTGTTCGGCGAGGAGTTCGCTGGCATCGGACTGGGCGATAGTCGCCGCCAGTACCACTTTCCCGCCGGCGGTCCGATAGACCCGCTCGACGGCGTCTGCGTTACTGACCGCCGTAGCGATACCAGCGGCCCGACCCGGTTTCGCGTCGATCTCGATCAGGACCGGCACGCCAGCCTGCAACAGTGAGCGGTCGACGTCGACGGTAAAGCCCTGTATCAGTCCCATTTCGACGAGTCTGTCGACGCGGTCGGAGACTGCGGGGGCCGAGAGGTCAACTCGCTCGGCGATGTCGCTGTAGGGCCGTCTAGCGTCTTCGAGTAAGAGTCGGAGGATTTCGTGGTCAGTGTCGTCAAGCCCGGGCATATCGGACCAACTTCCAGCGCCGGTTTATGCGTTGTGTCCGCTCGCGTCTGTGGTTCGTCAGAAGCACTTGGTCCGAGCAGCGCGCTTGATTAGAATAGTCTAATCTTTATCTTAGATGCTAACAACTATATACTTCTACGACAGCAACTCATATATGAGGAATTCCGAATCCTACGGCGAGCCGTCGCGAGGGCTCACCCGCAGGCAGGCACTCAGTGCCGGAGCGGGGGTCCTTGCGTCCGGCTTTGCCGGTTGTCTGACCGGCGGCGGAACGGAAGCAGCATCGAATAGTAGCCAAAATGCCAGCGGCGCGGACGGACCGGTCGCGGTCGCGTCCTTCTTCAGTTTCTACGACTTCGCCCGCAAGATTGCACGCGGGACACCGATAACGGTCAAGAACCTCATTCCGACCGGACTGCACGGCCACGGCTGGGAACCGGACGCCGGTATCACGCGCGATATCATCGACGCAGACGCGTTCATCCACGTCGGTCCGGACTTCCAGCCGTGGGCTGACCGGGCGATTCAGACGCTCGAAGACGACGACGTGGACACCGACCTCATCAACGTCCGTGAAGGCATCGAACTCGAAACGCTGGCGGCGAGCCTCGACCGCGACGAGGAAGGCGTCGGACAGAACAGAGCCAGAGACCCCCATTTCTGGCTCGACCCACGGCGCGCAAAACAGTCGGTCGACAACATCACCGAGGGACTGGTCGCGCTCGCACCGGACGCCGAAGACACGCTCCGGAACAACGCCGAGACGTACAAATCAGACGTCCTCGACCGTATCGACGCGGACTATGCTGATATCTTCGACCGGGCCGACCGGAGCGTGGTCCAGCTCGCGGCGCACAACGCCTTCCAGTACATCGGCTCGCGCTACGGCGTCAAGATGCGCCCGCTCGTGGTCAATCTCGCGGCCAGCGGTGACGTGAAGCCGTCGGACATCACCGAGGCGAAGGCGGTCATCGAGGACAACGACATCCGATACATCGGGGCCGGCGTGTTCGAGACGCGCAAGCCTGCGAAACAGCTACTCGCCGAGACACCGGTCGAGGCCTACTACCCGGTGACACCCTATGCCGGCGTCCGCGAGGAGTGGGTGGCAAACGGCTGGGGCTACGAGGAGATCGCCTATCAGATTAACATGCCGACGTTCGAGGTCGTCTTGGGCAACACGGCACCCGAGGACGCGGGTCCCGACGGCTGGAACGAGGCTTGGCGGAACTTCGAATGATGGCGTCACTGGGTTCGCTCTTACAGGGTGACACCGTCGAGGAAACGGCCGATTCGAACGGGAGCCACTCGCCGGTCGTCGAGCTCACCGACGTGTCGTTCGGGTACACGTCCACGCCGGTTGTCGAAGATATCAGCGTCAGCATCGACGCCGGCGAATACGTTGCTGTGGTCGGGCCGAACGGCTCCGGCAAATCGACGCTCATGCAGTTGCTGCTCGGACTGCTAGAACCGGACGCGGGCACTGCGGAGCTGTTCGGCGTCGACGCGGCGGCGTTCGACGATGGGGCCAGAGTCGGCTACGTCGCACAGCGCGCCGGGACGAGCCGGGAGATGCCGATAACGGTCCGCGAAGTAGTGAAGATGGGCCGGTTCCCACACGTCGGGTTCGGCTGGCTCTCCGCGGCTGACTGGCGCATCGTCGATAAGGCCATCGACACGGTCGGGATGACGGCCTTCGCCGACAGGCGCATCACCCAGCTCTCGGGCGGGCAGCGCCAGCGGGCGTTCATCGCACGGGCGCTGGCTGGCGAGGCCGACCTGCTCGTTCTGGACGAGCCGACCGTCGGCGTGGACACCGAATCGGTCGACGCCTTCTACGGACTGCTCGACTCGCTGCACGCCGACGGAATCACTGTCCTCCTCATCGAACACGACCTCCAAGCCGTCACTGAACACGCGGAGCGCGTTATCTGCCTGAACGGGGAGATATATTTCGACGGCCCGCCAGCGGCATTCACCGACAGCGCGGCGCTGGCTAGGGCGTTCGGGACGGGCGCGCAGTCACTGACCGGAGGCGGCGGATGACGGTGGCGTTCGCGGCCGGCGGCGTCTACGAGGCGTTCCTTCCGGTCCTCGAAGCGTGGTACTGGCTCCTGACCCAGCTCTACCGCCTCACTGGACTGGAGCTCATCAGCCCCGAGTACACCTTCATGTACCGGGCGATACTCGTCGGGCTGTGTGTCGGCGTCATCGCGCCGCTCATCGGGACCTTCCTCGTCCACCGCCAGCTCGCACTTATCGGCGACGCCCTCGCCCACACGGCCTTCGCCGGCGTCGCCGTCGGGCTGTTTCTCAACGGCGTCTTCGAACTGGGCGTCTCGCCGTATCTGACCGCCGTCGTCGTGGCCGTCATCGCGGCGCTGCTCATCGAACTCATCTCCGAGGCGACAGACGCCTACAACGACGTCTCGATGGCTATCGTCCTCTCGACGGGGTTCGCGCTGGGGACGGTCCTCATCAGCCTCAACGCCGGCGGACTGGCCGTCGGTATCAATCAGTACCTCTTCGGGAACCTCTCGACGGTGTCCGCCGAGAACGCGGTCATCATGCTCGGGCTGTTCAGCGTCATCGTCGGCACGGTTGCGCTCACCCGCAACCAACTGCTGTACGTCACGTTCGATGAGACTGCCGCCGCCGTCTCCGGGCTGCCAGTCGCGTGGTACAACCGGATCATGGTGATGCTGACGGCGCTCGTCGTCGTCGGCGCGATGCAGATAATGGGCGTCATCCTCGTCGCGGCCATGCTCGTCGTCCCGGTCGCCGGCGCGACGCAGGTGTCCCGGAGCTTCTCGGAGTCGCTGTTG
The Haloarcula sp. CBA1129 genome window above contains:
- a CDS encoding AarF/ABC1/UbiB kinase family protein, with protein sequence MTAEERVAEEPPRETVSQPGGVGVRLRALWRALIIVWQFVPLLWQWGRDRKRFLLFGRSRSVAPETRTRRARYLKNTFVDLGPAFIKLGQMLSTRPDALPRAYVDVLSELQDNVPPDAWATIEPVIERELGDDIDTLFEDFDTTAISGASLGQVYEARIDGQRVAVKVLRPNIRTRVESDLRVLSTLLPVLTYGADPGQAFTLENLTEEFAATVRREMDYGHEARMLREIGDNFANDDDIAIPDVVASHSTDRILTMTYLDGVKIDDVERLDELGIDRPALVRRLEEVYIQMIVEDGCFHADPHPGNLAVQPDGTLVFYDFGMTGYLGPRTQDQLLEFYVGLATDDVDRVMDAFVEMGALDPMADRDVMREAFDIVIEQFRGEDISEYRIEQLVGQFETQLYEFPMRLPQDLALVVRVTTVLEGVCRTLDPEFDFIEIISEYVMEQGAGDDVRERVKAEIQDAVTGSTRSVVRTAPKLEDALDRVEREELLVKTVLEDSDGLSRVLAKRLLLGIVASAGVPVSAYLYTVNGLQPAGLALGGSAAVLGILAWSFRRRRGPALSTPQFTRHEMHQRQAADATEGEE
- a CDS encoding heavy metal translocating P-type ATPase, whose protein sequence is MSNRTTRLELTGMSCANCAGTIEESVGELDGVASVDANYATDEGSVEYDPDVVSLAEIITAVQDAGYGVATETVTIGITDMSCANCADTNEEALEGTAGVIEASVNYATDEAQVTYNPADVSRSDLYDAIDSAGYTPVRNDDADDADSEQSDADRRAAARNEETRRQLRLTLFGAVLSAPLLLFMADHLFSLGLIRDTILGVPQGWIAFALATPVQILLGKPFYENSYKALVNNGRANMDVLIALGSSTAYVYSVAALAGLIASTGLYFDTAALILVFITLGNYLEARSKSQAGAAIQQLLEMEADTATVVRDDGSEEEIPIDEVGVGDRLKVRPGEKIPTDGVVVDGDSAIDESMVTGESVPVEKGEADEVIGSTVNQNGVLEIEATKVGSETAIQQIAERVRQAQSRQPDIQNVADRISAYFVPAVIGNAVLWAMLWAVAPETLATVVDALPLWGLAAGGPAGVGVSEFAIVVFASAVLIACPCALGLATPAATMVGTAIGARNGVLFKGGDVLERVHEVDTVVFDKTGTLTKGEMELTDVEVVGPATDGGTLRPESEVSEEFVLEVAASAEHASEHPLAEAIVAGARERGIEVEDPDGFENVPGQGVKATTRHGRVLVGNRKLLSDAGVDTAPAEERMDALEREGKTAMLVALADGADEDSDPDYRLIGIVADADTVKESAKAAVSGLRERGLGVWLITGDNGRTARAVAEEVGIDPDNVMADVLPEDKADAVDELQSDGDQAMMVGDGVNDAPALAAASVGCAIGSGTDVAIEAGDVTLLRDDPADVVKAIRISEATLRKIKQNLFWALGYNTVMIPLASLGLLQPVLAAVAMAASSVSVLANSLVFRQYTPDSEYRLLGFLRR
- a CDS encoding winged helix-turn-helix transcriptional regulator, which translates into the protein MPGLDDTDHEILRLLLEDARRPYSDIAERVDLSAPAVSDRVDRLVEMGLIQGFTVDVDRSLLQAGVPVLIEIDAKPGRAAGIATAVSNADAVERVYRTAGGKVVLAATIAQSDASELLAEHVDLGDVDRYEVQMIADSEWTAGLGEAEFAPDCAECGNSVDEEGEQRTLDGERYYFCCGSCAERFVDQYESLKDGA
- a CDS encoding metal ABC transporter substrate-binding protein yields the protein MRNSESYGEPSRGLTRRQALSAGAGVLASGFAGCLTGGGTEAASNSSQNASGADGPVAVASFFSFYDFARKIARGTPITVKNLIPTGLHGHGWEPDAGITRDIIDADAFIHVGPDFQPWADRAIQTLEDDDVDTDLINVREGIELETLAASLDRDEEGVGQNRARDPHFWLDPRRAKQSVDNITEGLVALAPDAEDTLRNNAETYKSDVLDRIDADYADIFDRADRSVVQLAAHNAFQYIGSRYGVKMRPLVVNLAASGDVKPSDITEAKAVIEDNDIRYIGAGVFETRKPAKQLLAETPVEAYYPVTPYAGVREEWVANGWGYEEIAYQINMPTFEVVLGNTAPEDAGPDGWNEAWRNFE